The following proteins are co-located in the Amyelois transitella isolate CPQ chromosome W, ilAmyTran1.1, whole genome shotgun sequence genome:
- the LOC132904096 gene encoding uncharacterized protein LOC132904096 — protein MSRAKKMLDLAMAKKLLEKSETIVSKSNYNPNKVVHVLEDVQIQYPQLVTLPETSDDGGNKVYYDMNDDINNISLIDLSNSVITESLNTIYVPYPTSPVYNVDNTTTNDNLIIIPSQIDIVSESTNTLVSNYNNSDNYQKDTIQASEALCYEQNQCSLLTISNTPDYCFSQSMPSQIEYFHTSSVDNIPLVDTSHLVPNPPISDESDTDKKLVPYSDSDTDSLSKIKKSSKRKKRFEVNKKEWISEKNKERRESGKSYYGRERKGDCWTYDLPKEARSIKPRCTCKISKYSTLKCETIDEDSRKEIFKQFWSFTWGEKKTLVNEWVTTIDTVRPRNRNTKETTKRANTFVYHLKVNNVRVKVCRKMFLNTLDLGRWTVQNWKKNFSLQPPSTMRRHNQSSELVVPQRKKSLIEFLNSLPVMESHYCRATSQKLYLLPEWKSKESLYKFYVDDWCKERNIEALSISMFSNIFEGKNFSLFRPKKDQCEKCACYKVGAVTEEQHKEHIEKVKQAREEKAKDKEGEDYVFTVDLQAVLMAPKSNVSTLYYKTKLQVHNLCFFNLKNKDGYCFLWNEVEGGLNAEEFASIWVDFLENQVISENIAAHENKTIIIYSDGCTYQNRNCILSNALLNIVLKHKNITIEQKYLEVGHTQMEADSMYSTIERHLKNKIINVPAEYISIAKRARKCPAPYIVKYLDHTYFKKFDKIQFYKSIRPGRSKGDPKVTDIRALRYESNGSILYKTWYNDDWQPLPQRRSLRLVPCETNDLTKLHQNRRKITLRKFQDLQEIKKTLPSDYHKYYDDLPHD, from the coding sequence atgtCCCGGGCAAAGAAAATGTTAGATTTGGCGATGgctaaaaaattattagaaaaatctGAAACAATAGTATCCAAGTCAAATTATAATCCAAATAAAGTAGTACACGTATTAGAAGATGTTCAGATACAGTATCCACAATTAGTAACCTTACCAGAAACTTCAGATGACGGtggaaataaagtttattatgaTATGAACGACGATATCAACAATATTTCACTAATTGATTTGTCAAATAGTGTGATCACGGAAAGCTTGAATACAATTTACGTTCCCTACCCTACAAGCCCAGTTTATAATGTTGATAATACTACAACAAATGataatttgattataataCCTTCACAAATTGACATAGTATCAGAATCAACGAATACTTTggtttcaaattataataattcagATAATTACCAGAAAGATACCATTCAAGCATCCGAAGCATTGTGTTATGAACAAAACCAATGTTCATTGCTGACTATTTCTAATACTCCAGATTATTGTTTTTCTCAATCAATGCCAAGTCAAATAGAATATTTCCATACTAGTTCTGTAGATAATATACCTCTTGTTGATACTAGTCATCTTGTGCCTAATCCGCCGATATCAGATGAAAGCGATACAGATAAGAAACTTGTGCCTTATTCCGATTCAGATACAGATTCGctctctaaaataaaaaaaagtagtaaaCGAAAGAAACGGtttgaagttaataaaaaggaatggatttcggaaaaaaataaggaaagAAGGGAGAGTGGTAAAAGTTATTATGGGAGAGAGAGAAAAGGAGACTGCTGGACTTATGATTTACCAAAAGAGGCTCGTTCCATTAAACCAAGATGTACCTGTAAGATTAGTAAGTACAGTACTTTGAAATGTGAGACGATAGACGAAGACTCAAGAAaggaaatttttaaacaattttggaGCTTTACGTGGGGTGAAAAAAAGACACTAGTCAACGAATGGGTAACCACAATTGATACAGTTCGACCACGTAATCGAAACACTAAAGAGACAACAAAGAGAGCAAATACATttgtttatcatttaaaagtaaataatgtaaGAGTCAAAGTATGTCGAAAGATGTTTTTAAACACTTTAGATCTAGGAAGGTGGACTGTTCAAAATTGGAAGAAGAACTTCTCATTGCAACCTCCTAGTACAATGAGACGTCACAATCAATCATCTGAGTTAGTGGTACCGCAGCgcaaaaaatcattaattgaATTTCTTAATTCTCTTCCTGTAATGGAATCACATTACTGTCGAGCGACATCACAGAAGTTGTATTTATTACCAGAATGGAAATCAAAAGAGAGTCTCTATAAATTTTACGTTGACGATTGGTGCAAAGAAAGGAATATAGAAGCACTTTCCATAAGTATGTTTTCAAATATCTTTGAAGGCAAAAATTTTTCGCTTTTTAGACCCAAGAAGGACCAGTGCGAAAAATGTGCGTGTTATAAAGTAGGGGCAGTTACAGAAGAACAACACAAGGAACATATTGAGAAAGTTAAACAGGCGAGAGAAGAGAAAGCTAAAGACAAGGAGGGAGAAGACTACGTGTTTACAGTGGATTTGCAGGCAGTGTTAATGGCACCTAAATCGAATGTCAGCACattgtattataaaactaagCTGCAAGTTCACAATCTTTGcttctttaatttaaaaaacaaagacgGCTATTGCTTTCTATGGAACGAAGTAgaaggtggacttaatgctgaaGAATTTGCTTCCATTTGGGTAGATTTTTTAGAAAACCAAGTAATATCTGAAAATATTGCTGCACacgaaaataaaactattataatttacagtGATGGTTGCACTTACCAAAACAGGAATTGTATTTTATCTAATgctcttttaaatattgttttaaaacacaaaaatataactatcGAACAAAAGTATTTAGAAGTCGGACACACTCAAATGGAAGCTGATTCAATGTATTCCACCATAGAACGTcatctcaaaaataaaatcattaatgtACCAGCTGAATACATATCTATTGCAAAACGTGCTCGAAAATGCCCAGCACCATACATCGTGAAATATTTGGATCACACCTACTTCAAAAAATTCgacaaaatacaattttataaaagtattcgTCCAGGAAGATCAAAAGGGGATCCTAAGGTGACAGACATTCGAGCTCTGCGTTATGAAAGCAATGGATCTATCCTTTACAAAACTTGGTATAACGATGACTGGCAACCTTTACCACAAAGGAGGTCGTTACGATTAGTTCCTTGTGAGACTAATGATTTAACAAAATTGCACCAAAATCGACGTAAAATCACTCTCCGAAAGTTTCAGGACttgcaagaaataaaaaaaactcttccgtCAGACTATCACAAGTATTACGATGATCTACCTCATGATTAG